A window of the Novipirellula caenicola genome harbors these coding sequences:
- a CDS encoding inositol monophosphatase family protein — MLDQNELLLTATSAARAGGEILLRYFRDGVTIRDKSDLGGKTYDLVSDADLESEQAIANFLRTRYPDHELLGEESLAGGATDAEHLWIIDPLDGTNNFAHRLPHFAVSIAYYHRGEPVVGAVFNPVRDEMFTAIRGGGAAINGVAASVCNAESLGKVLIGCGFYYDRGDMMRSTLAAIEAFFGQDIHGIRRFGTASLDLCQVGCGQFGGFFEYQLSPWDFAAGRLFVTEAGGQVSDAKGGNLPLKTTSLVASNGKLHAAMLEITKRHHP; from the coding sequence ATGCTCGACCAAAACGAACTTTTACTGACCGCCACAAGCGCCGCACGCGCCGGCGGCGAGATCCTGCTTCGCTATTTTCGCGATGGCGTGACGATTCGCGACAAGTCCGATTTGGGCGGCAAGACTTACGATTTGGTCAGTGACGCGGATTTGGAAAGCGAACAAGCGATTGCGAACTTTCTTAGAACACGCTATCCCGACCATGAACTTTTGGGGGAGGAGTCATTGGCCGGCGGTGCAACGGATGCCGAACATCTTTGGATCATCGATCCGCTGGACGGCACGAATAACTTCGCACACCGCTTGCCTCATTTTGCGGTTTCGATCGCCTACTATCACCGCGGCGAACCAGTGGTCGGTGCGGTCTTTAATCCGGTGCGTGACGAGATGTTCACGGCAATCCGAGGGGGCGGGGCGGCGATCAATGGCGTCGCAGCATCCGTTTGCAATGCCGAGAGCTTAGGCAAAGTCTTGATCGGTTGCGGTTTCTATTACGATCGTGGCGATATGATGCGAAGCACGCTTGCCGCGATTGAGGCTTTTTTTGGCCAGGACATTCACGGCATCCGTCGGTTCGGCACCGCATCACTCGACCTGTGCCAAGTGGGCTGTGGTCAATTCGGCGGCTTCTTTGAATACCAGCTTTCCCCCTGGGATTTTGCAGCGGGTCGACTATTCGTGACCGAAGCTGGCGGCCAAGTCAGCGATGCCAAAGGTGGCAATTTACCACTTAAAACCACCAGCCTTGTCGCAAGCAATGGAAAACTGCATGCCGCGATGCTGGAGATCACAAAGCGACACCATCCCTAG
- the cmoB gene encoding tRNA 5-methoxyuridine(34)/uridine 5-oxyacetic acid(34) synthase CmoB, producing MTLLDREALFEQLCQRGLSDWASELRQICRERFHPSKHGNLEKWKSAWQSLPDCQDATIDASGDAVTIRGSFVADASQADSLTETLMQMHPWRKGPFDFFGVSLDTEWRSNLKWDRLAESLDFRGKSVLDVGCGNGYYGWRMIDAGAEWVLGCDPYLLYVMQFEAIRRYAQEPEKHFIVPLADTDLPRQLQAFDLALSMGVLYHRTSPIDHLQTLAETLKPGGQVVVETLVISSEDEEVLVPEDRYAKMRNVWFIPSVPMLNRWLRRTGFERIEVIDVTPTTTAEQRATPWMTFHSLVDFLDPVDPSRTVEGYPSPVRAIVVATKS from the coding sequence GTGACGTTATTGGATCGAGAGGCCCTGTTTGAGCAATTGTGTCAGCGAGGTTTATCCGATTGGGCAAGTGAATTGCGGCAAATTTGTCGCGAGCGATTTCATCCTTCCAAGCACGGCAACCTCGAGAAATGGAAATCGGCATGGCAGTCGCTGCCGGATTGCCAGGACGCAACGATTGATGCCAGCGGCGATGCGGTGACCATTCGCGGTTCGTTCGTTGCGGATGCCAGCCAAGCCGACTCGCTGACGGAGACGTTGATGCAGATGCACCCATGGAGGAAAGGGCCGTTTGATTTCTTCGGAGTCTCGCTGGATACCGAATGGCGATCGAATTTGAAGTGGGATCGGCTGGCTGAATCGCTCGATTTTCGCGGTAAATCGGTGCTCGATGTCGGCTGTGGCAACGGATACTACGGATGGCGAATGATTGATGCAGGAGCCGAGTGGGTGCTCGGGTGTGATCCCTATCTCTTGTACGTGATGCAGTTCGAAGCCATTCGTCGCTACGCCCAAGAACCCGAAAAACACTTCATTGTGCCGTTGGCCGACACGGATCTGCCCCGCCAACTGCAGGCGTTTGATCTGGCACTGTCGATGGGCGTGTTGTACCATCGCACCAGCCCGATTGATCACTTGCAAACATTGGCTGAAACGCTCAAGCCCGGCGGACAAGTGGTGGTCGAAACGTTGGTGATCTCGTCGGAGGATGAGGAGGTGCTTGTCCCAGAGGATCGTTACGCCAAGATGCGAAACGTTTGGTTCATCCCATCGGTACCGATGTTAAATCGGTGGTTAAGACGGACTGGCTTTGAACGTATCGAAGTCATCGACGTGACCCCGACCACGACCGCCGAACAGCGGGCGACCCCATGGATGACATTCCATTCGTTGGTCGATTTCTTGGACCCCGTGGATCCATCACGCACGGTCGAAGGTTATCCGTCGCCGGTGCGAGCGATTGTCGTGGCGACAAAGTCCTAG
- the cmoA gene encoding carboxy-S-adenosyl-L-methionine synthase CmoA, which produces MKRDRIYSLPHDRVGSFAFDEQVVEVFPDMIARSVPGYASILAMIQQLAPRFVQAKTNVYDLGCSLGAATLLIQPQVPRDCVIHAVDNAPAMIERLRMKLQDNEEQTGMAEVRVHQADVCEFPMTNASFVVLNLTLQFIPKDQRASLLTAVAEALVPGGALLLSEKICFDDPGQQSLLNDLHHDFKRANGYSDLEIAQKRTALEDRLLPETMQTHIDRLGAAGFDCVAPWFQCFNFASILAVKSESTA; this is translated from the coding sequence ATGAAACGCGACCGGATTTACTCGTTGCCACACGACCGTGTGGGCAGCTTCGCCTTTGACGAACAAGTGGTCGAGGTGTTTCCCGATATGATCGCGAGATCGGTTCCGGGGTACGCTTCGATCTTGGCGATGATCCAGCAGTTGGCTCCCCGGTTCGTTCAAGCGAAAACGAATGTCTACGATTTAGGTTGTTCGCTTGGCGCTGCTACTTTGCTGATTCAGCCGCAAGTGCCGCGGGACTGTGTCATTCACGCGGTCGATAACGCTCCGGCGATGATCGAGCGTTTGCGGATGAAATTGCAGGATAACGAGGAACAAACCGGGATGGCCGAGGTTCGCGTGCATCAAGCGGACGTATGTGAATTTCCGATGACCAACGCGTCGTTTGTGGTGCTAAATCTGACGCTTCAGTTCATCCCCAAAGACCAACGAGCGTCGCTATTGACCGCGGTCGCCGAAGCACTCGTTCCGGGCGGAGCCCTGCTGCTTTCGGAGAAAATCTGTTTCGATGATCCGGGACAACAATCGCTGCTGAATGATTTGCACCATGACTTTAAACGAGCCAATGGATACAGCGATCTCGAGATTGCTCAGAAACGCACTGCGTTAGAAGACCGTCTGCTGCCCGAAACGATGCAAACGCACATCGATCGATTGGGGGCCGCAGGATTTGATTGTGTTGCGCCGTGGTTCCAGTGCTTCAATTTTGCTTCGATTTTGGCGGTCAAATCGGAGTCGACAGCGTGA
- a CDS encoding acylphosphatase, which produces MSDSQIRYVVRFDGQVQGVGFRANALSQSRGLRVRGFVRNRADGSVELDVVGSEPDLRELLKRIDESMKGNIDDRVIETLPAEERADEFRIRYS; this is translated from the coding sequence ATGAGCGATTCACAAATTCGATACGTCGTACGCTTCGATGGTCAAGTTCAGGGCGTCGGATTTCGCGCGAACGCGCTTTCGCAAAGCCGGGGACTCCGTGTGCGTGGGTTTGTGCGAAACCGGGCTGACGGTTCGGTTGAATTGGATGTGGTCGGCTCGGAACCAGACCTGCGGGAATTGTTGAAACGGATCGACGAATCGATGAAAGGAAACATCGATGACCGAGTGATCGAAACATTGCCAGCGGAAGAGCGTGCGGATGAGTTTCGGATTCGATATTCCTAG
- a CDS encoding SpoIIE family protein phosphatase, which produces MAFLSTSSIGDDGSAERFRLQDGETVIGRHPDCHIVVDAGAVSRYHAKVVQRDGDFLVEDSGSRNGTFLNGQLLTEPEVLREGDRVRISDVELVFHQDAVPEFAQDHNLMTFDGSNFGIMMVEDADAEKISSSKVEFRSSSEGLKLSATAEAKLEALMRINSNLSNALGLDEVLPKVLNSLFDIFPAADRGFVVMEDANGNLVPRWVKTRQTRDESETVRISRTIIREVMKTGEAILSLDASEDMRFDSSQSIADFSIRSMICAPLIDGSGQSFGALQIDSLKGRGQFREEDTDLLSGVAAQAGVVINNARLHEQALHQREVEQDLKLATEVQQAFLPQSPPDAPGYQVCSFYQAANHIGGDYFDYIHLADGRVAVVVADVVGHGVAAAMFMAKLSAETRFCLASDPDVARAVERLNDRMSRLHVERFVTFLLVVIDPTSDSVTIVNAGHMAPIVRLARAGTIVEPGEEESGLPIAIDDGMSYEAVEFPMAVGDVAVLYTDGINEAMDEDDNEFGIDKVRELTALGGRAEEIKDRLVKAVLEHVGDAPPFDDMCLVVIERLAAAGESVTGLTDTADQDLVGQMAEEDTGF; this is translated from the coding sequence ATGGCTTTCTTGTCGACAAGTTCGATCGGAGATGACGGCAGCGCAGAACGTTTTCGTCTGCAAGATGGCGAGACCGTGATCGGTCGACACCCGGATTGCCATATCGTGGTCGATGCCGGAGCGGTCAGCCGCTACCACGCCAAGGTGGTGCAGCGAGACGGCGATTTTCTTGTCGAGGACTCGGGAAGCCGCAACGGGACCTTTCTGAATGGCCAATTGTTGACCGAGCCCGAGGTGCTGCGGGAAGGGGACCGCGTTCGCATCAGTGACGTGGAGCTCGTCTTTCACCAAGACGCGGTGCCCGAGTTTGCCCAAGATCATAACTTGATGACGTTCGATGGATCGAACTTTGGCATCATGATGGTCGAAGACGCCGATGCAGAGAAAATCAGCTCGTCGAAAGTCGAATTCCGCAGCAGCAGCGAAGGGTTGAAATTATCGGCAACGGCCGAGGCAAAGCTCGAAGCGCTAATGCGAATCAACAGCAACCTCAGCAACGCTTTGGGGCTCGACGAAGTGCTCCCCAAGGTGCTCAATAGTTTGTTCGACATCTTTCCGGCAGCGGATCGCGGTTTTGTCGTGATGGAGGATGCCAACGGCAATTTGGTTCCTCGCTGGGTCAAAACGCGGCAAACTCGCGATGAGAGCGAGACAGTGCGGATCAGCCGTACGATCATTCGTGAAGTGATGAAAACCGGCGAAGCCATCCTGTCGCTTGACGCCTCGGAAGACATGCGGTTTGACAGCAGTCAATCGATTGCCGATTTTTCGATCCGGTCGATGATTTGCGCTCCGCTGATCGACGGTAGTGGTCAATCCTTCGGCGCGTTGCAAATTGATTCGCTGAAAGGCCGCGGCCAGTTTCGCGAGGAAGACACTGATTTGCTCAGTGGTGTGGCGGCGCAGGCCGGGGTGGTGATCAACAACGCACGATTGCACGAGCAAGCGTTGCATCAACGCGAAGTCGAACAAGACCTGAAATTAGCCACCGAGGTTCAGCAAGCCTTCTTGCCGCAGTCTCCGCCGGATGCTCCGGGCTACCAGGTTTGCAGCTTTTATCAGGCGGCCAATCATATCGGTGGCGACTACTTCGATTACATCCATTTGGCCGACGGGCGTGTCGCGGTGGTGGTGGCTGATGTGGTCGGTCACGGCGTGGCGGCGGCGATGTTTATGGCCAAGTTGTCAGCGGAAACACGTTTTTGTTTGGCAAGCGATCCCGATGTGGCTCGCGCGGTCGAACGGCTGAATGATCGCATGAGCCGGTTGCATGTCGAGCGTTTTGTTACTTTTTTATTGGTCGTGATTGATCCGACCAGCGATTCGGTGACCATCGTCAATGCGGGGCATATGGCGCCCATCGTGCGTCTGGCTCGTGCCGGAACGATTGTCGAGCCCGGCGAAGAAGAGTCGGGGCTGCCAATCGCGATTGATGATGGAATGTCGTACGAAGCGGTCGAGTTTCCAATGGCGGTGGGAGATGTCGCCGTCTTGTATACCGATGGGATCAACGAAGCCATGGACGAAGACGACAACGAATTTGGGATCGATAAGGTTCGCGAATTGACAGCGCTCGGCGGCCGCGCCGAAGAAATCAAGGACCGGTTGGTCAAAGCGGTGCTGGAGCATGTAGGCGACGCCCCGCCATTTGACGATATGTGTTTGGTGGTGATCGAGCGGCTCGCCGCGGCGGGGGAATCCGTCACCGGATTGACCGATACGGCGGACCAAGATCTGGTGGGGCAAATGGCCGAGGAAGACACAGGATTCTAA
- a CDS encoding DUF1559 domain-containing protein, translating into MKSKVSQGFTLVELLVVIAIIGVLVGLLLPAVQAAREAARRMSCSNNFKQIGLAIHNYHSTFNQMPVQGGGANGNGFGDGGGNITSGGGRSSRRLSFLVGLTPFIEQQALWEKISNPSLENTTGTAMTGPWSPMGPNPWTQDGYVPWASEIPGFRCPSDPGTGLPAQGRTNYACCLGDGIYVYHYTDPHPWGDHRGYPGGVSEATAGERARGSHRGMFRPRVAMKFRDTLDGLSNTIMGGEIATDLGDRDVRTDLGIVAASSTQAPSAGQAFLEPGLCDDLVDPARPKFWQASGVSLMPSSDKRGYRWADWGPVFSGFYTLHAPNSAACTTSSNSATYGGPMSTSSRHQGGTHVLMGDGAIKFVTDSIEAGNAEAATPYYYSSSNNNLVGGASPYGLWGALGTRASREIISDPL; encoded by the coding sequence ATGAAATCGAAGGTTTCACAGGGATTCACGCTAGTCGAGCTACTGGTGGTGATTGCAATTATCGGGGTGCTTGTCGGGCTTCTGTTGCCGGCAGTGCAAGCGGCTCGCGAGGCCGCTAGACGAATGAGTTGTAGCAATAATTTCAAGCAGATCGGCTTGGCAATTCACAACTATCATTCGACCTTCAACCAAATGCCGGTCCAAGGCGGCGGTGCGAACGGTAACGGGTTTGGCGACGGCGGAGGCAATATCACCTCGGGGGGTGGCCGCAGTTCACGTCGGCTTAGCTTTCTGGTTGGTTTGACCCCGTTCATCGAGCAGCAAGCGTTATGGGAAAAAATCTCTAACCCTAGTCTCGAAAATACGACCGGTACCGCCATGACCGGCCCGTGGAGTCCGATGGGGCCCAACCCTTGGACCCAAGACGGTTATGTGCCATGGGCGAGCGAGATTCCAGGGTTCCGTTGCCCAAGTGATCCCGGCACCGGACTGCCTGCACAAGGCCGCACCAATTACGCGTGTTGTCTCGGGGACGGAATCTATGTCTATCATTACACTGACCCTCATCCTTGGGGCGATCACCGAGGTTATCCTGGTGGAGTTTCGGAAGCCACCGCCGGCGAGCGAGCACGCGGTAGTCACCGCGGAATGTTCCGTCCGCGAGTCGCGATGAAGTTTCGTGATACGCTTGACGGTTTGTCCAATACGATCATGGGTGGCGAAATTGCAACCGACCTTGGCGATCGTGATGTACGCACCGATCTTGGCATTGTCGCTGCCTCGTCGACCCAGGCACCTTCGGCCGGCCAGGCCTTTCTCGAGCCCGGTCTCTGCGACGATCTGGTGGATCCCGCCCGTCCAAAATTTTGGCAGGCTTCGGGCGTGTCGCTGATGCCGTCGTCGGACAAACGTGGGTATCGCTGGGCCGATTGGGGGCCTGTGTTCTCGGGTTTCTACACTTTACACGCACCCAATAGTGCTGCCTGTACGACGTCGAGCAACTCCGCGACCTACGGTGGTCCCATGTCCACAAGTAGCCGCCACCAAGGTGGTACTCATGTGTTGATGGGAGACGGTGCTATCAAATTTGTTACCGATTCGATCGAAGCGGGTAATGCGGAAGCCGCAACTCCGTATTATTACAGCAGTTCCAACAATAACTTGGTCGGCGGTGCGAGCCCGTATGGACTGTGGGGCGCACTGGGGACTCGAGCATCTCGCGAAATCATTTCCGATCCGCTCTAG
- a CDS encoding DUF1559 domain-containing protein, which produces MKSKISKGFTLVELLVVIAIIGVLVGLLLPAVQAAREAARRMSCSNNFKQIGLAMHNYESTYRQLPLQGGGTSTLISGREKTPGSNSLELSALVGFTPFIEQQALWEQISNPYQVPAGEPGAGNVYAAMGPYPGRSFSRLVASDAGPYNPFESDIPTFRCPSDPGVGLPAMGRTNYGVCMGDSADVTNLGQIYNTNGTAKSTTIFQEANASNRGFFKSQLKSTFRDVLDGLSNTIAMGEMITDIGDNDKRSTPVNGNSGPTAPLKSTGGALSCETFVDSDRPLFWDSGAPFTSSSVDNRRGYRWAWGLHLHSGVYTVLPPNREMCFSANWHQSEAVCPPSSRHQGGAHVLMGDGAVKFITDSIDAGNLGGRAMVSVDSQNDDAMSMPGSASPFGVWGALGTRASKEVVSDEF; this is translated from the coding sequence ATGAAATCGAAGATTTCAAAAGGATTCACACTAGTCGAACTACTAGTGGTGATCGCGATTATTGGGGTGCTTGTCGGTCTACTGTTGCCGGCGGTGCAAGCGGCTCGCGAGGCTGCTAGGCGAATGAGTTGCAGCAACAATTTCAAGCAAATCGGCTTGGCAATGCACAACTACGAATCGACCTATCGGCAATTGCCGCTCCAAGGCGGAGGAACCTCCACGCTGATTTCGGGCCGAGAAAAGACCCCAGGAAGCAATAGCCTTGAATTGTCCGCACTGGTCGGCTTTACGCCGTTCATCGAACAGCAAGCACTGTGGGAGCAAATCTCTAACCCGTACCAAGTTCCTGCGGGCGAACCCGGCGCCGGAAACGTCTACGCTGCCATGGGCCCTTACCCTGGCCGATCGTTCAGCCGTCTCGTGGCGTCCGATGCTGGGCCTTACAACCCGTTTGAGTCGGATATTCCAACGTTCCGCTGCCCAAGTGATCCGGGTGTTGGGCTTCCTGCGATGGGCCGTACCAATTACGGCGTATGCATGGGCGACTCCGCTGATGTGACCAATCTTGGCCAGATCTACAACACGAATGGGACCGCCAAATCGACGACCATCTTCCAAGAAGCCAATGCCAGCAACCGAGGCTTTTTCAAGAGCCAGTTGAAGTCCACTTTCCGTGATGTGTTGGATGGTTTGTCGAACACGATCGCAATGGGTGAGATGATCACCGACATCGGTGACAATGACAAACGATCGACCCCTGTCAACGGTAACTCCGGACCGACCGCGCCGTTGAAATCGACGGGTGGTGCATTGTCTTGCGAAACCTTTGTCGATTCGGATCGGCCTTTGTTCTGGGATTCGGGGGCACCTTTCACCTCGAGTTCCGTTGACAATCGTCGTGGTTATCGCTGGGCCTGGGGCTTGCATCTCCATTCGGGAGTTTATACGGTCCTGCCGCCAAACCGAGAGATGTGCTTCAGTGCCAATTGGCACCAATCCGAAGCGGTGTGCCCACCAAGCAGTCGGCACCAAGGCGGTGCTCATGTTTTGATGGGCGATGGCGCCGTCAAATTCATTACGGACTCCATTGACGCAGGAAATCTGGGTGGCCGAGCGATGGTTTCGGTCGACAGCCAGAACGATGACGCGATGTCGATGCCCGGTTCGGCAAGCCCCTTTGGAGTCTGGGGGGCACTTGGCACCCGAGCTTCCAAGGAAGTGGTTAGCGATGAGTTTTAA
- a CDS encoding sulfatase, which translates to MKFSISTIYASIAWLLLCPWMPELSAADSDRPNIVFIFSDDHAVNAISAYGGPLAEAAPTPNIDQIAREGALFQNSFCANSICGPSRACILTGKHSHKNGFMRNDGKGFDSSQWTFAKSIQAAGYQTAIIGKWHLKTDPVGFDYWEILPGQGHYYNPVFLQMDGSQKKFEGYVTDLTTDKSIDWLQQRDKDKPFLLMCQHKAPHRTFAPALRHLGTLDDVEIPEPATLFDNYANRSATLAKNEMEIDRHMTWAYDLKLRDDERGDLKLPSFRNYGTPEYNRMTSEQRAQWDAHFAPKNAEFVRDYRAGKINHRQMVQWKYRRYAQNYLETVKAVDDSVGRLLKYLDDNDLADNTIVIYSSDQGFYLGEHGWFDKRWMFEESFKMPFVIRWPGMIKPGSRPEALIQNIDYAPTFMECAGLPIPDEVQGHSLMPVLRDSSAKVRDSLYYAYYELGEHAVPQHFGVRTKNHKLFYLPATNEWQMFDLNKDPNELVNVYHNPEYSAVRTQLSQEYERLRREFEAPNY; encoded by the coding sequence ATGAAGTTCTCTATCAGTACGATTTACGCCAGTATCGCTTGGCTCTTGTTATGCCCGTGGATGCCCGAATTGTCCGCTGCGGATTCGGATCGTCCCAACATCGTGTTCATCTTCTCAGACGATCACGCGGTCAACGCAATCTCGGCTTATGGCGGCCCTTTAGCCGAGGCAGCTCCCACGCCCAACATCGATCAAATCGCCAGAGAAGGAGCACTGTTTCAAAATTCATTCTGTGCAAACTCGATCTGCGGCCCGTCGCGTGCCTGTATCTTGACCGGGAAACACAGTCACAAAAATGGCTTCATGCGAAACGATGGCAAGGGCTTTGATTCAAGCCAATGGACGTTCGCAAAATCGATTCAAGCGGCTGGTTACCAGACCGCGATAATCGGCAAGTGGCATTTAAAAACCGATCCCGTCGGGTTCGATTACTGGGAGATACTGCCGGGACAGGGGCACTACTACAACCCCGTCTTCCTGCAGATGGATGGGTCGCAGAAAAAGTTTGAAGGTTATGTCACGGACCTAACAACCGACAAATCAATTGACTGGTTGCAGCAACGAGACAAAGACAAACCGTTCTTGTTGATGTGCCAGCACAAGGCTCCACATCGAACGTTTGCACCGGCGCTGCGTCACCTAGGAACACTCGACGATGTCGAAATCCCAGAACCCGCGACGCTGTTTGACAACTATGCCAATCGCTCCGCCACGTTGGCGAAGAACGAAATGGAAATCGACCGCCACATGACTTGGGCCTACGATTTGAAACTTCGCGACGATGAACGAGGTGATCTTAAACTACCCTCGTTTCGAAATTACGGAACGCCTGAATACAACCGAATGACCAGCGAGCAGCGAGCCCAGTGGGACGCTCACTTTGCACCGAAAAACGCCGAGTTCGTTCGCGACTATCGCGCCGGTAAAATCAATCACCGCCAAATGGTGCAGTGGAAGTATCGCCGCTATGCACAAAACTATCTTGAAACGGTCAAGGCTGTCGACGACAGCGTGGGTCGTTTGCTGAAATACCTTGACGACAACGATCTGGCAGACAACACGATCGTGATCTATTCGTCCGACCAAGGATTTTACCTGGGCGAACACGGTTGGTTCGACAAACGATGGATGTTTGAAGAATCATTCAAAATGCCCTTTGTGATTCGTTGGCCCGGAATGATCAAACCGGGCTCGCGACCCGAAGCCTTGATCCAAAATATCGACTACGCACCGACGTTCATGGAATGTGCGGGATTGCCGATTCCAGATGAAGTCCAAGGACACTCGCTAATGCCCGTGTTGCGTGACAGTTCCGCGAAGGTGCGCGACTCGCTGTACTATGCCTACTATGAACTGGGCGAACACGCGGTCCCGCAACACTTCGGAGTCCGCACGAAGAATCACAAACTGTTCTATCTTCCCGCGACCAACGAATGGCAGATGTTCGATCTAAACAAAGACCCGAACGAGTTGGTGAATGTTTACCACAACCCAGAATACTCGGCCGTACGAACCCAATTGTCACAAGAGTACGAACGGCTTCGCCGCGAGTTCGAAGCGCCGAACTACTAA